Proteins from a genomic interval of Thermoanaerobacterium thermosaccharolyticum DSM 571:
- the yidD gene encoding membrane protein insertion efficiency factor YidD has protein sequence MKYIFIYLIRFYQKFISPMKPKSCRFYPTCSQYAIDAIKKYGVLKGGIMALWRILRCNPFNPGGYDPVK, from the coding sequence ATGAAATACATTTTTATATATTTAATAAGATTCTATCAGAAATTTATATCTCCTATGAAGCCAAAATCGTGTAGATTTTATCCGACTTGTTCTCAATACGCTATAGATGCTATAAAAAAGTATGGTGTTTTAAAAGGTGGTATTATGGCTTTGTGGAGGATATTAAGATGCAATCCCTTTAATCCAGGTGGATATGATCCTGTAAAATAG
- the rnpA gene encoding ribonuclease P protein component, with protein MVKIKRSSDFKNVYRYGKSISNQYIVMYYLENNLGINRVGFSVSKKVGKSVIRNRYKRLLYENFRLLDRDLFKGYDIIFIARNKIVEADFYMVGNAMRRLLTKSSLYMVNK; from the coding sequence ATGGTTAAGATAAAACGAAGTAGTGATTTCAAAAATGTTTATAGATACGGCAAATCTATTTCAAATCAGTACATTGTGATGTATTACTTAGAAAATAATTTAGGAATCAACAGGGTTGGTTTTTCAGTAAGCAAAAAAGTGGGTAAAAGTGTAATTAGAAATCGCTATAAGAGATTGTTATATGAAAATTTTAGGTTATTGGATCGTGATTTATTTAAAGGATATGACATTATTTTTATTGCGAGGAATAAGATTGTTGAGGCAGATTTCTATATGGTAGGAAATGCTATGAGGAGACTGTTAACAAAATCTTCTCTTTATATGGTGAATAAATAA